Proteins encoded by one window of Homo sapiens chromosome 10, GRCh38.p14 Primary Assembly:
- the EDRF1 gene encoding erythroid differentiation-related factor 1 isoform X3 — MGDAKEAGAEGPPAGAAARGGLSLLSQGESEESSAQGSALFLGGNEVKSRAVVKYSSAPPRTAFARLEEKTDLKLPPANWLRESAKLGPAGTTILGNSKKSKPFSSFGMAYDFIDSVGNDVDVVSDSENIKKLLKIPYSKSHVSMAVHRIGRTLLLDELDIQELFMRSSQTGDWTWLKEFYQRLIDQKWQRKKKSKEHWYQKAILSKFLYYSINGDGAAQPVSSTAEQQESSSSDQTNDSEGASWPAPFEMPSSVSEDPSASSQGSEPLEPSYIVGHVASAPKEQNLITLFNDGEHSQGLKNDFVRNILWTFEDIHMLVGSNMPIFGGGRYPAVSLRLRDNNKPINVLTGIDYWLDNLICNVPELVMCFHVNGIVQKYEMIKTEEIPNLENSNFSTKVIKDIAQNILSFLKSNCTKEGHTYWLFKASGSDIVKLYDLTTLCEETEDKYQNPFTMPVAILLYKVACNMMMKKNQNKKHYGTIRTLLLNCLKLLDKSRHPQIIASANYMLSELFQLDEPKKEENSESPLNENSDESYSEEEEEMPDSDENGSYSTSSDPSDDSKAVAIIKSVGELSVPEKYKSIHQIRPSCAFPVCHDTEERCRLVLSYVLEGLKSVDSSIKKESDLPAADPSTPIPLKYEDESSRGGPEGLEKQMALFLDKMGSLQKGNYSSQSGMIPGSWQHKMKLQLILKSSKAYYVLSDAAMSLQKYGRALRYIKLALQSHDTYCCLCTNMLSEVLLFLSQYLTLCGDIQLMLAQNANNRAAHLEEFHYQTKEDQEILHSLHRESSCQGFAWATDLSTDLESQLSVSCKCYEAANEILQFSDLKSQNPEHYVQVLKRMGNIRNEIGVFYMNQAAALQSERLGNSQL, encoded by the exons ATGGGGGATGCCAAGGAGGCCGGAGCCGAGGGTCCGCCGGCCGGGGCCGCCGCTCGAGGAGGGCTCAGCCTCCTGTCCCAGGGAGAATCCGAGGAATCTTCTGCACAG GGATCAGCTTTATTTCTTGGAGGCAATGAAGTGAAGAGCCGAGCTGTGGTGAAATACTCTTCTGCCCCTCCTCGAACAGCATTTGCACGCCTTGAAGAGAAAACAGACTTGAAACTCCCACCTGCCAACTGGTTACGAGAGAGTGCCAAACTAGGGCCAGCAGGAACTACCATTCTTGGCAACAGCAAGAAAAGCAAGCCATTTTCAAG CTTTGGCATGGCATATGACTTTATTGATTCAGTGGGAAATGATGTGGATGTTGTCTCTGACTCTGAA aacATAAAAAAACTCCTGAAAATTCCCTACAGCAAGTCGCACGTGAGCATGGCAGTACACCGCATAGGAAGGACTCTCTTACTAGATGAGCTAGATATTCAAGAACTCTTTATGAGATCGTCTCAG ACTGGTGACTGGACATGGTTGAAAGAGTTTTATCAAAGACTCATTGATCAGAAgtggcagaggaagaaaaagagcaaagagCACTGGTATCAAAAGGCAATTCTTTCCAAGTTTTTATATTACAG TATCAATGGTGATGGAGCCGCTCAGCCTGTCTCATCCACCGCAGAACAGCAGGAATCGTCCAGTTCAGATCAGACAAATGATTCGGAAGGGGCTTCATGGCCTGCTCCCTTCGAAATGCCTTCTTCAGTTTCTGAAGATCCCAGTGCTTCCAGTCAG GGAAGTGAGCCTCTTGAACCCTCATACATAGTGGGGCATGTGGCCTCAGCCCCCAAAGAACAAAACCTGATTACTTTATTCAATGACGGGGAGCACAGTCAG GgtcttaaaaatgattttgttcGGAATATTCTATGGACATTTGAAGATATCCATATGTTGGTCGGCTCCAACATGCCCATATTTGGAGGAGGCAGATACCCAGCAGTCAGCTTACGTCTCAG gGATAACAACAAACCAATTAATGTGCTAACTGGAATTGACTATTGGTTGGACAACTTGATATGCAATGTGCCAGAGCTTGTGATGtgttttcatgtaaatggaattgtacag AAATATGAAATGATAAAGACAGAAGAAATTCCCAATTtggaaaattctaatttttctactaaagtcataaaagacattgcacagaatattttatcatttttgaaaTCTAATTGTACCAAAGAAGGACATACCTATTGGCTCTTTAAAG caaGTGGCAGCGATATAGTGAAGCTCTATGACCTCACTACTCTTTGTGAAGAAACTGAAGACAAATACCAAAATCCATTCACAATGCCGGTAGCCATTCTCTTGTACAA GGTTGCTTGCAACATGATGATGAAGAAGAATCAAAATAAGAAACACTATGGAACTATTAGAACATTGCTTCTTAATTGTCTGAAATTACTGGACAAAAGTAGGCATCCTCAA ATTATTGCTTCCGCCAATTACATGCTTTCAGAACTTTTTCAATTGGATGaacctaaaaaggaagaaaattcagaaTCTCCTTTAAATGAGAATTCTGATGAAAGTTATagtgaagaggaggaagagatgcCCGACAGTGATGAAAATGGATCCTATAGCACCAGCTCTGATCCATCAGATGATAGCAAAGCAGTAGCTATAATCAAGTCTGTTGGAGAACTATCAGtaccagaaaaatacaaatctatTCATCAAATCAGA CCCAGTTGTGCATTTCCAGTTTGCCATGACACAGAAGAGCGCTGTAGACTTGTGCTTAGCTATGTTCTAGAG GGTTTAAAATCTGTCGATAGCAGCATCAAAAAAGAAAGCGACCTTCCAGCAGCTGACCCCAGCACTCCAATCCCGTTAAAATATGAAGATGAATCCTCAAGAGGGGGTCCCGAGGGGCTAGAGAAGCAGATGGCCTTGTTTTTGGACAAAA TGGGCTCCCTTCAGAAGGGCAATTATTCCAGTCAATCTGGAATGATCCCTGGCTCTTGGCAACATAAAATGAAACTTCAGCTGATTCTCAAGTCATCAAAGGCCTATTATGTTTTGTCCGATGCTGCCATGAGTCTTCAGAAATACGGAAGAGCATTACGATACATTAAATTAGCTTTGCAAAGCCATG ATACTTATTGCTGCCTCTGCACCAATATGCTTTCCGAAGTGCTGTTGTTTCTCTCTCAATATTTGACACTTTGTGGTGATATCCAACTAATGCTGGCCCAGAATGCAAATAATAGAGCAGCACACCTTGAAGAGTTTCATTACCAAACAAAAGAAGACCAGGAGATCCTGCATAGCCTTCACAGAGAGTCCAGTTGCCAAG
- the EDRF1 gene encoding erythroid differentiation-related factor 1 isoform X4, with translation MGDAKEAGAEGPPAGAAARGGLSLLSQGESEESSAQGSALFLGGNEVKSRAVVKYSSAPPRTAFARLEEKTDLKLPPANWLRESAKLGPAGTTILGNSKKSKPFSSFGMAYDFIDSVGNDVDVVSDSENIKKLLKIPYSKSHVSMAVHRIGRTLLLDELDIQELFMRSSQTGDWTWLKEFYQRLIDQKWQRKKKSKEHWYQKAILSKFLYYSINGDGAAQPVSSTAEQQESSSSDQTNDSEGASWPAPFEMPSSVSEDPSASSQGLKNDFVRNILWTFEDIHMLVGSNMPIFGGGRYPAVSLRLRDNNKPINVLTGIDYWLDNLICNVPELVMCFHVNGIVQKYEMIKTEEIPNLENSNFSTKVIKDIAQNILSFLKSNCTKEGHTYWLFKASGSDIVKLYDLTTLCEETEDKYQNPFTMPVAILLYKVACNMMMKKNQNKKHYGTIRTLLLNCLKLLDKSRHPQIIASANYMLSELFQLDEPKKEENSESPLNENSDESYSEEEEEMPDSDENGSYSTSSDPSDDSKAVAIIKSVGELSVPEKYKSIHQIRPSCAFPVCHDTEERCRLVLSYVLEGLKSVDSSIKKESDLPAADPSTPIPLKYEDESSRGGPEGLEKQMALFLDKMGSLQKGNYSSQSGMIPGSWQHKMKLQLILKSSKAYYVLSDAAMSLQKYGRALRYIKLALQSHDTYCCLCTNMLSEVLLFLSQYLTLCGDIQLMLAQNANNRAAHLEEFHYQTKEDQEILHSLHRESSCQGFAWATDLSTDLESQLSVSCKCYEAANEILQFSDLKSQNPEHYVQVLKRMGNIRNEIGVFYMNQAAALQSERLGNSQL, from the exons ATGGGGGATGCCAAGGAGGCCGGAGCCGAGGGTCCGCCGGCCGGGGCCGCCGCTCGAGGAGGGCTCAGCCTCCTGTCCCAGGGAGAATCCGAGGAATCTTCTGCACAG GGATCAGCTTTATTTCTTGGAGGCAATGAAGTGAAGAGCCGAGCTGTGGTGAAATACTCTTCTGCCCCTCCTCGAACAGCATTTGCACGCCTTGAAGAGAAAACAGACTTGAAACTCCCACCTGCCAACTGGTTACGAGAGAGTGCCAAACTAGGGCCAGCAGGAACTACCATTCTTGGCAACAGCAAGAAAAGCAAGCCATTTTCAAG CTTTGGCATGGCATATGACTTTATTGATTCAGTGGGAAATGATGTGGATGTTGTCTCTGACTCTGAA aacATAAAAAAACTCCTGAAAATTCCCTACAGCAAGTCGCACGTGAGCATGGCAGTACACCGCATAGGAAGGACTCTCTTACTAGATGAGCTAGATATTCAAGAACTCTTTATGAGATCGTCTCAG ACTGGTGACTGGACATGGTTGAAAGAGTTTTATCAAAGACTCATTGATCAGAAgtggcagaggaagaaaaagagcaaagagCACTGGTATCAAAAGGCAATTCTTTCCAAGTTTTTATATTACAG TATCAATGGTGATGGAGCCGCTCAGCCTGTCTCATCCACCGCAGAACAGCAGGAATCGTCCAGTTCAGATCAGACAAATGATTCGGAAGGGGCTTCATGGCCTGCTCCCTTCGAAATGCCTTCTTCAGTTTCTGAAGATCCCAGTGCTTCCAGTCAG GgtcttaaaaatgattttgttcGGAATATTCTATGGACATTTGAAGATATCCATATGTTGGTCGGCTCCAACATGCCCATATTTGGAGGAGGCAGATACCCAGCAGTCAGCTTACGTCTCAG gGATAACAACAAACCAATTAATGTGCTAACTGGAATTGACTATTGGTTGGACAACTTGATATGCAATGTGCCAGAGCTTGTGATGtgttttcatgtaaatggaattgtacag AAATATGAAATGATAAAGACAGAAGAAATTCCCAATTtggaaaattctaatttttctactaaagtcataaaagacattgcacagaatattttatcatttttgaaaTCTAATTGTACCAAAGAAGGACATACCTATTGGCTCTTTAAAG caaGTGGCAGCGATATAGTGAAGCTCTATGACCTCACTACTCTTTGTGAAGAAACTGAAGACAAATACCAAAATCCATTCACAATGCCGGTAGCCATTCTCTTGTACAA GGTTGCTTGCAACATGATGATGAAGAAGAATCAAAATAAGAAACACTATGGAACTATTAGAACATTGCTTCTTAATTGTCTGAAATTACTGGACAAAAGTAGGCATCCTCAA ATTATTGCTTCCGCCAATTACATGCTTTCAGAACTTTTTCAATTGGATGaacctaaaaaggaagaaaattcagaaTCTCCTTTAAATGAGAATTCTGATGAAAGTTATagtgaagaggaggaagagatgcCCGACAGTGATGAAAATGGATCCTATAGCACCAGCTCTGATCCATCAGATGATAGCAAAGCAGTAGCTATAATCAAGTCTGTTGGAGAACTATCAGtaccagaaaaatacaaatctatTCATCAAATCAGA CCCAGTTGTGCATTTCCAGTTTGCCATGACACAGAAGAGCGCTGTAGACTTGTGCTTAGCTATGTTCTAGAG GGTTTAAAATCTGTCGATAGCAGCATCAAAAAAGAAAGCGACCTTCCAGCAGCTGACCCCAGCACTCCAATCCCGTTAAAATATGAAGATGAATCCTCAAGAGGGGGTCCCGAGGGGCTAGAGAAGCAGATGGCCTTGTTTTTGGACAAAA TGGGCTCCCTTCAGAAGGGCAATTATTCCAGTCAATCTGGAATGATCCCTGGCTCTTGGCAACATAAAATGAAACTTCAGCTGATTCTCAAGTCATCAAAGGCCTATTATGTTTTGTCCGATGCTGCCATGAGTCTTCAGAAATACGGAAGAGCATTACGATACATTAAATTAGCTTTGCAAAGCCATG ATACTTATTGCTGCCTCTGCACCAATATGCTTTCCGAAGTGCTGTTGTTTCTCTCTCAATATTTGACACTTTGTGGTGATATCCAACTAATGCTGGCCCAGAATGCAAATAATAGAGCAGCACACCTTGAAGAGTTTCATTACCAAACAAAAGAAGACCAGGAGATCCTGCATAGCCTTCACAGAGAGTCCAGTTGCCAAG
- the EDRF1 gene encoding erythroid differentiation-related factor 1 isoform X5, whose product MGDAKEAGAEGPPAGAAARGGLSLLSQGESEESSAQGSALFLGGNEVKSRAVVKYSSAPPRTAFARLEEKTDLKLPPANWLRESAKLGPAGTTILGNSKKSKPFSSFGMAYDFIDSVGNDVDVVSDSENIKKLLKIPYSKSHVSMAVHRIGRTLLLDELDIQELFMRSSQTGDWTWLKEFYQRLIDQKWQRKKKSKEHWYQKAILSKFLYYSINGDGAAQPVSSTAEQQESSSSDQTNDSEGASWPAPFEMPSSVSEDPSASSQGSEPLEPSYIVGHVASAPKEQNLITLFNDGEHSQGLKNDFVRNILWTFEDIHMLVGSNMPIFGGGRYPAVSLRLRDNNKPINVLTGIDYWLDNLICNVPELVMCFHVNGIVQKYEMIKTEEIPNLENSNFSTKVIKDIAQNILSFLKSNCTKEGHTYWLFKASGSDIVKLYDLTTLCEETEDKYQNPFTMPVAILLYKVACNMMMKKNQNKKHYGTIRTLLLNCLKLLDKSRHPQIIASANYMLSELFQLDEPKKEENSESPLNENSDESYSEEEEEMPDSDENGSYSTSSDPSDDSKAVAIIKSVGELSVPEKYKSIHQIRPSCAFPVCHDTEERCRLVLSYVLEGLKSVDSSIKKESDLPAADPSTPIPLKYEDESSRGGPEGLEKQMALFLDKMGSLQKGNYSSQSGMIPGSWQHKMKLQLILKSSKAYYVLSDAAMSLQKYGRALRYIKLALQSHDTYCCLCTNMLSEVLLFLSQYLTLCGDIQLMLAQNANNRAAHLEEFHYQTKEDQEILHSLHRESSCQGFKTGK is encoded by the exons ATGGGGGATGCCAAGGAGGCCGGAGCCGAGGGTCCGCCGGCCGGGGCCGCCGCTCGAGGAGGGCTCAGCCTCCTGTCCCAGGGAGAATCCGAGGAATCTTCTGCACAG GGATCAGCTTTATTTCTTGGAGGCAATGAAGTGAAGAGCCGAGCTGTGGTGAAATACTCTTCTGCCCCTCCTCGAACAGCATTTGCACGCCTTGAAGAGAAAACAGACTTGAAACTCCCACCTGCCAACTGGTTACGAGAGAGTGCCAAACTAGGGCCAGCAGGAACTACCATTCTTGGCAACAGCAAGAAAAGCAAGCCATTTTCAAG CTTTGGCATGGCATATGACTTTATTGATTCAGTGGGAAATGATGTGGATGTTGTCTCTGACTCTGAA aacATAAAAAAACTCCTGAAAATTCCCTACAGCAAGTCGCACGTGAGCATGGCAGTACACCGCATAGGAAGGACTCTCTTACTAGATGAGCTAGATATTCAAGAACTCTTTATGAGATCGTCTCAG ACTGGTGACTGGACATGGTTGAAAGAGTTTTATCAAAGACTCATTGATCAGAAgtggcagaggaagaaaaagagcaaagagCACTGGTATCAAAAGGCAATTCTTTCCAAGTTTTTATATTACAG TATCAATGGTGATGGAGCCGCTCAGCCTGTCTCATCCACCGCAGAACAGCAGGAATCGTCCAGTTCAGATCAGACAAATGATTCGGAAGGGGCTTCATGGCCTGCTCCCTTCGAAATGCCTTCTTCAGTTTCTGAAGATCCCAGTGCTTCCAGTCAG GGAAGTGAGCCTCTTGAACCCTCATACATAGTGGGGCATGTGGCCTCAGCCCCCAAAGAACAAAACCTGATTACTTTATTCAATGACGGGGAGCACAGTCAG GgtcttaaaaatgattttgttcGGAATATTCTATGGACATTTGAAGATATCCATATGTTGGTCGGCTCCAACATGCCCATATTTGGAGGAGGCAGATACCCAGCAGTCAGCTTACGTCTCAG gGATAACAACAAACCAATTAATGTGCTAACTGGAATTGACTATTGGTTGGACAACTTGATATGCAATGTGCCAGAGCTTGTGATGtgttttcatgtaaatggaattgtacag AAATATGAAATGATAAAGACAGAAGAAATTCCCAATTtggaaaattctaatttttctactaaagtcataaaagacattgcacagaatattttatcatttttgaaaTCTAATTGTACCAAAGAAGGACATACCTATTGGCTCTTTAAAG caaGTGGCAGCGATATAGTGAAGCTCTATGACCTCACTACTCTTTGTGAAGAAACTGAAGACAAATACCAAAATCCATTCACAATGCCGGTAGCCATTCTCTTGTACAA GGTTGCTTGCAACATGATGATGAAGAAGAATCAAAATAAGAAACACTATGGAACTATTAGAACATTGCTTCTTAATTGTCTGAAATTACTGGACAAAAGTAGGCATCCTCAA ATTATTGCTTCCGCCAATTACATGCTTTCAGAACTTTTTCAATTGGATGaacctaaaaaggaagaaaattcagaaTCTCCTTTAAATGAGAATTCTGATGAAAGTTATagtgaagaggaggaagagatgcCCGACAGTGATGAAAATGGATCCTATAGCACCAGCTCTGATCCATCAGATGATAGCAAAGCAGTAGCTATAATCAAGTCTGTTGGAGAACTATCAGtaccagaaaaatacaaatctatTCATCAAATCAGA CCCAGTTGTGCATTTCCAGTTTGCCATGACACAGAAGAGCGCTGTAGACTTGTGCTTAGCTATGTTCTAGAG GGTTTAAAATCTGTCGATAGCAGCATCAAAAAAGAAAGCGACCTTCCAGCAGCTGACCCCAGCACTCCAATCCCGTTAAAATATGAAGATGAATCCTCAAGAGGGGGTCCCGAGGGGCTAGAGAAGCAGATGGCCTTGTTTTTGGACAAAA TGGGCTCCCTTCAGAAGGGCAATTATTCCAGTCAATCTGGAATGATCCCTGGCTCTTGGCAACATAAAATGAAACTTCAGCTGATTCTCAAGTCATCAAAGGCCTATTATGTTTTGTCCGATGCTGCCATGAGTCTTCAGAAATACGGAAGAGCATTACGATACATTAAATTAGCTTTGCAAAGCCATG ATACTTATTGCTGCCTCTGCACCAATATGCTTTCCGAAGTGCTGTTGTTTCTCTCTCAATATTTGACACTTTGTGGTGATATCCAACTAATGCTGGCCCAGAATGCAAATAATAGAGCAGCACACCTTGAAGAGTTTCATTACCAAACAAAAGAAGACCAGGAGATCCTGCATAGCCTTCACAGAGAGTCCAGTTGCCAAG
- the EDRF1 gene encoding erythroid differentiation-related factor 1 isoform X6, producing MGDAKEAGAEGPPAGAAARGGLSLLSQGESEESSAQGSALFLGGNEVKSRAVVKYSSAPPRTAFARLEEKTDLKLPPANWLRESAKLGPAGTTILGNSKKSKPFSSFGMAYDFIDSVGNDVDVVSDSENIKKLLKIPYSKSHVSMAVHRIGRTLLLDELDIQELFMRSSQTGDWTWLKEFYQRLIDQKWQRKKKSKEHWYQKAILSKFLYYSINGDGAAQPVSSTAEQQESSSSDQTNDSEGASWPAPFEMPSSVSEDPSASSQGLKNDFVRNILWTFEDIHMLVGSNMPIFGGGRYPAVSLRLRDNNKPINVLTGIDYWLDNLICNVPELVMCFHVNGIVQKYEMIKTEEIPNLENSNFSTKVIKDIAQNILSFLKSNCTKEGHTYWLFKASGSDIVKLYDLTTLCEETEDKYQNPFTMPVAILLYKVACNMMMKKNQNKKHYGTIRTLLLNCLKLLDKSRHPQIIASANYMLSELFQLDEPKKEENSESPLNENSDESYSEEEEEMPDSDENGSYSTSSDPSDDSKAVAIIKSVGELSVPEKYKSIHQIRPSCAFPVCHDTEERCRLVLSYVLEGLKSVDSSIKKESDLPAADPSTPIPLKYEDESSRGGPEGLEKQMALFLDKMGSLQKGNYSSQSGMIPGSWQHKMKLQLILKSSKAYYVLSDAAMSLQKYGRALRYIKLALQSHDTYCCLCTNMLSEVLLFLSQYLTLCGDIQLMLAQNANNRAAHLEEFHYQTKEDQEILHSLHRESSCQGFKTGK from the exons ATGGGGGATGCCAAGGAGGCCGGAGCCGAGGGTCCGCCGGCCGGGGCCGCCGCTCGAGGAGGGCTCAGCCTCCTGTCCCAGGGAGAATCCGAGGAATCTTCTGCACAG GGATCAGCTTTATTTCTTGGAGGCAATGAAGTGAAGAGCCGAGCTGTGGTGAAATACTCTTCTGCCCCTCCTCGAACAGCATTTGCACGCCTTGAAGAGAAAACAGACTTGAAACTCCCACCTGCCAACTGGTTACGAGAGAGTGCCAAACTAGGGCCAGCAGGAACTACCATTCTTGGCAACAGCAAGAAAAGCAAGCCATTTTCAAG CTTTGGCATGGCATATGACTTTATTGATTCAGTGGGAAATGATGTGGATGTTGTCTCTGACTCTGAA aacATAAAAAAACTCCTGAAAATTCCCTACAGCAAGTCGCACGTGAGCATGGCAGTACACCGCATAGGAAGGACTCTCTTACTAGATGAGCTAGATATTCAAGAACTCTTTATGAGATCGTCTCAG ACTGGTGACTGGACATGGTTGAAAGAGTTTTATCAAAGACTCATTGATCAGAAgtggcagaggaagaaaaagagcaaagagCACTGGTATCAAAAGGCAATTCTTTCCAAGTTTTTATATTACAG TATCAATGGTGATGGAGCCGCTCAGCCTGTCTCATCCACCGCAGAACAGCAGGAATCGTCCAGTTCAGATCAGACAAATGATTCGGAAGGGGCTTCATGGCCTGCTCCCTTCGAAATGCCTTCTTCAGTTTCTGAAGATCCCAGTGCTTCCAGTCAG GgtcttaaaaatgattttgttcGGAATATTCTATGGACATTTGAAGATATCCATATGTTGGTCGGCTCCAACATGCCCATATTTGGAGGAGGCAGATACCCAGCAGTCAGCTTACGTCTCAG gGATAACAACAAACCAATTAATGTGCTAACTGGAATTGACTATTGGTTGGACAACTTGATATGCAATGTGCCAGAGCTTGTGATGtgttttcatgtaaatggaattgtacag AAATATGAAATGATAAAGACAGAAGAAATTCCCAATTtggaaaattctaatttttctactaaagtcataaaagacattgcacagaatattttatcatttttgaaaTCTAATTGTACCAAAGAAGGACATACCTATTGGCTCTTTAAAG caaGTGGCAGCGATATAGTGAAGCTCTATGACCTCACTACTCTTTGTGAAGAAACTGAAGACAAATACCAAAATCCATTCACAATGCCGGTAGCCATTCTCTTGTACAA GGTTGCTTGCAACATGATGATGAAGAAGAATCAAAATAAGAAACACTATGGAACTATTAGAACATTGCTTCTTAATTGTCTGAAATTACTGGACAAAAGTAGGCATCCTCAA ATTATTGCTTCCGCCAATTACATGCTTTCAGAACTTTTTCAATTGGATGaacctaaaaaggaagaaaattcagaaTCTCCTTTAAATGAGAATTCTGATGAAAGTTATagtgaagaggaggaagagatgcCCGACAGTGATGAAAATGGATCCTATAGCACCAGCTCTGATCCATCAGATGATAGCAAAGCAGTAGCTATAATCAAGTCTGTTGGAGAACTATCAGtaccagaaaaatacaaatctatTCATCAAATCAGA CCCAGTTGTGCATTTCCAGTTTGCCATGACACAGAAGAGCGCTGTAGACTTGTGCTTAGCTATGTTCTAGAG GGTTTAAAATCTGTCGATAGCAGCATCAAAAAAGAAAGCGACCTTCCAGCAGCTGACCCCAGCACTCCAATCCCGTTAAAATATGAAGATGAATCCTCAAGAGGGGGTCCCGAGGGGCTAGAGAAGCAGATGGCCTTGTTTTTGGACAAAA TGGGCTCCCTTCAGAAGGGCAATTATTCCAGTCAATCTGGAATGATCCCTGGCTCTTGGCAACATAAAATGAAACTTCAGCTGATTCTCAAGTCATCAAAGGCCTATTATGTTTTGTCCGATGCTGCCATGAGTCTTCAGAAATACGGAAGAGCATTACGATACATTAAATTAGCTTTGCAAAGCCATG ATACTTATTGCTGCCTCTGCACCAATATGCTTTCCGAAGTGCTGTTGTTTCTCTCTCAATATTTGACACTTTGTGGTGATATCCAACTAATGCTGGCCCAGAATGCAAATAATAGAGCAGCACACCTTGAAGAGTTTCATTACCAAACAAAAGAAGACCAGGAGATCCTGCATAGCCTTCACAGAGAGTCCAGTTGCCAAG